One Mesorhizobium sp. L-2-11 genomic region harbors:
- a CDS encoding sulfate transporter family protein has protein sequence MIPSAARAAASQLFSPEFRSVFVKTLGLTLLALVALWFGLTSLVEWLALPWLESLIPGLPSWAGWLGGIIAAIALAFGMALLIAPVTAIIAGLFLDDVAEVVERTDYPNDPPGRAVPALRSMVLAIKFFGVVVLGNIVALLLLLVPGINIAAFFIVNGYLLGREFFEFAAMRFRPEAEARALRKKHAVAVFLAGLVVAAFLAVPLLNLLTPLFAAAMMVHLHKAISAREAA, from the coding sequence GTGATCCCTAGCGCCGCCCGCGCCGCCGCCAGCCAGCTGTTCTCGCCCGAATTCCGCTCGGTGTTCGTAAAAACGCTTGGCCTGACCTTGCTGGCGCTGGTGGCCTTGTGGTTCGGGTTGACGAGCCTTGTCGAGTGGCTGGCCTTGCCATGGTTGGAGTCCCTGATACCCGGCCTGCCGTCCTGGGCCGGCTGGTTGGGCGGGATCATCGCCGCTATCGCTCTTGCCTTCGGGATGGCGCTGCTTATCGCGCCGGTGACGGCGATCATTGCCGGCCTGTTTCTCGACGATGTCGCGGAAGTGGTCGAACGCACCGACTATCCCAATGACCCGCCCGGCCGCGCCGTGCCGGCACTGCGCTCTATGGTGCTGGCGATAAAATTCTTCGGCGTCGTCGTCCTCGGCAACATCGTGGCTTTGCTGCTTCTGCTTGTGCCGGGCATCAACATAGCCGCTTTCTTCATCGTCAACGGCTATCTGCTCGGACGCGAATTCTTCGAATTCGCCGCGATGCGCTTTCGCCCGGAGGCCGAGGCTCGGGCGTTGCGCAAGAAACATGCCGTCGCGGTGTTCCTCGCCGGGCTGGTCGTCGCTGCCTTCCTCGCCGTGCCGCTGCTCAACCTTCTGACGCCTCTGTTCGCCGCCGCCATGATGGTGCACCTGCACAAGGCGATCTCGGCGCGGGAAGCGGCGTAG
- a CDS encoding adenosine kinase: MPNYDVLCIGNAIVDIIAHCDEAFLQTNGIIKGAMNLIDTRRAELLYSRMGPAIEASGGSAGNTAAGVASFGGRAAFFGKVSNDTLGEIYAHDMHAQGVAFDTRPLNGEPPTARSMIFVTPDGERSMNTYLGACVELGPEDVEADKASGAAVTYFEGYLWDPPRAKEAFRQTAKLAHAAGREVSMTLSDSFCVDRYRDEFLELMRSGTVDIVFANSHEIKSLYQTASFDEALAQIRKDCKIAAVTRSEKGSVIVRGDETVTINATKIRELVDTTGAGDLYAAGFLYGYTQGRSLKHCGDLGSLAAGLVIQQIGPRPRQNLRHEAEQAGLI, from the coding sequence ATGCCGAACTATGACGTGCTTTGTATCGGTAATGCCATCGTCGACATCATCGCCCACTGCGACGAGGCATTTCTGCAAACCAATGGCATCATCAAGGGCGCGATGAACCTGATCGACACGAGGCGCGCCGAGCTGCTTTACAGCCGGATGGGCCCGGCCATCGAAGCCTCCGGCGGCAGCGCCGGCAACACGGCGGCGGGCGTCGCCAGCTTCGGCGGTCGCGCCGCCTTCTTCGGCAAGGTCTCGAACGACACGCTCGGCGAAATCTACGCCCATGACATGCACGCGCAGGGCGTCGCCTTCGACACCAGGCCGCTCAATGGCGAACCGCCGACGGCGCGCTCGATGATCTTCGTCACGCCGGACGGCGAGCGCTCGATGAACACTTATCTCGGCGCTTGCGTCGAGCTCGGTCCGGAGGATGTCGAGGCGGACAAGGCGTCAGGCGCCGCCGTCACCTATTTCGAGGGCTATCTTTGGGACCCGCCGCGCGCCAAGGAAGCGTTCCGGCAGACGGCGAAGCTCGCCCATGCCGCCGGGCGCGAAGTGTCGATGACATTGTCGGATTCGTTCTGCGTCGACCGCTACCGCGACGAATTTCTGGAGCTGATGCGCTCGGGCACCGTCGACATCGTCTTTGCCAACAGCCACGAGATCAAATCGCTCTACCAGACCGCCTCCTTCGACGAGGCGCTGGCCCAGATCCGCAAGGATTGCAAGATCGCCGCCGTCACCCGCTCCGAAAAGGGCTCGGTCATCGTGCGTGGCGACGAGACGGTCACCATCAATGCGACGAAAATCCGCGAGCTGGTCGACACCACCGGCGCCGGCGACCTCTATGCCGCCGGTTTCCTCTACGGCTACACGCAAGGGCGCAGCCTGAAGCATTGCGGCGATCTCGGCTCGCTGGCGGCCGGACTGGTGATCCAGCAGATCGGCCCAAGGCCGCGGCAGAATTTGCGCCACGAGGCTGAGCAGGCAGGGCTGATTTAG